A genomic region of Pontibaca methylaminivorans contains the following coding sequences:
- a CDS encoding alanine/glycine:cation symporter family protein, which yields MEHLHNAVSWLNDLVWGIPMIVLILGTGFYLQVRLKFMPLAKIIYGFRMIWLSRKPGAEAEGQITPFAALMTALSGTIGTGNIAGVATAITFGGPGALFWMWATAFVGMATKYAEVVVAVKYREVDDRGEHSGGPMFAIRNGLARRWHWLGFVFALFGGLAGFGIGNMVQANSISEAMGKAFSMPPWATGVILTLLVGLVVLGGIKRIGAVAEKVVPTMAIFYILCVLVILVLFADRVPGAFATIFSDAFTGTAAAGGFLGSTVLMAIQRGVARGIFSNEAGLGTAGIAQAAGSTSDPVFSGVVGMMGTFIDTIIVCTMTGLAIMVTGVWVDGETGAALTSTAFETALPGFGSYLLAFALALFAFTTILGWAYYSEKCWEFLFGTVSTMPFRVVFTIIVFFGATQSLDFAWLVADTLNALMAIPNLISLLLLSPLVVKLTNEYFANPPHR from the coding sequence ATGGAACATCTGCATAATGCGGTCAGCTGGCTGAACGATCTGGTCTGGGGCATTCCCATGATCGTCCTGATCCTGGGAACCGGCTTTTACCTGCAGGTGCGGCTGAAGTTCATGCCGCTCGCCAAGATCATCTACGGCTTCCGGATGATCTGGCTCAGCCGCAAGCCCGGCGCCGAGGCCGAGGGGCAGATCACCCCTTTCGCGGCGCTGATGACCGCGCTGTCGGGGACCATCGGCACCGGGAACATCGCCGGTGTGGCGACCGCGATCACCTTTGGCGGGCCGGGAGCGCTGTTCTGGATGTGGGCCACCGCCTTCGTCGGCATGGCAACCAAATATGCCGAGGTCGTGGTCGCTGTGAAATACCGCGAGGTGGACGACCGGGGCGAACATTCGGGCGGGCCGATGTTCGCGATCCGGAACGGACTGGCGCGGCGCTGGCACTGGCTGGGCTTTGTCTTCGCGCTGTTCGGCGGGCTTGCCGGGTTCGGCATCGGCAACATGGTGCAGGCCAACAGCATTTCGGAGGCGATGGGCAAGGCCTTTTCCATGCCTCCCTGGGCCACCGGCGTGATCCTGACCCTTCTGGTCGGGCTCGTGGTTCTCGGCGGGATCAAGCGCATCGGCGCGGTCGCCGAAAAGGTCGTGCCGACAATGGCGATCTTCTACATCCTTTGCGTCCTGGTGATTCTCGTCCTCTTTGCGGATCGGGTGCCGGGCGCCTTCGCGACCATCTTTTCCGATGCCTTTACCGGCACCGCCGCCGCCGGCGGTTTTCTTGGCTCGACCGTGCTGATGGCGATCCAGCGCGGCGTGGCCCGGGGCATCTTTTCCAACGAGGCGGGGCTTGGCACCGCGGGCATCGCCCAGGCGGCCGGTTCGACCTCGGACCCGGTGTTTTCCGGCGTGGTCGGGATGATGGGCACCTTCATCGACACGATCATCGTCTGCACCATGACCGGGCTTGCGATCATGGTGACCGGGGTCTGGGTCGATGGCGAGACCGGTGCCGCGCTGACCTCGACCGCGTTCGAGACCGCCCTGCCCGGCTTCGGCAGCTATCTGCTGGCCTTTGCGCTGGCGCTGTTTGCCTTTACCACGATCCTTGGCTGGGCCTATTACAGCGAGAAATGCTGGGAGTTCCTCTTCGGCACCGTTTCGACAATGCCGTTCCGCGTCGTGTTCACGATCATCGTGTTCTTCGGCGCGACCCAGAGCCTCGATTTCGCCTGGCTGGTTGCGGATACGCTGAACGCGCTGATGGCGATCCCGAACCTGATCTCGCTGCTGCTGCTCAGCCCGCTGGTCGTGAAGCTTACCAACGAATATTTCGCCAATCCCCCGCATCGGTGA
- a CDS encoding SLC5/6 family protein, with the protein MPGTSRARPLDEAPGPAWSHHDTVWMLSLFGTAVGAGILFLPINAGLGGFWPLVAMALLIGPMTYYSHRGLSRFVCSGSRPETDITEVVTEHFGPAGGQIITILYFLAIYPIVLIYGVGITNTAGSFLVNQLGMAPLPRWLLSGVLIAGMMLVMIAGEKAMLVVTQWLVYPLVAILIFLSLYLIPEWNLAAVRETTPVSEALPVIWLTLPVLIFSFNHSPAISQFSVALQREYGAAAPQKAGQILRYTAVMLVGFVMLFVFSCVLALSPEQLAEAKQQNLPILSYLANVHASPFISYFGPLIAFTAIVSSFFGHYLGTAEGLKGILRGFLVSDRFAATRRMDYLIAGFVFFTTWGVAILNPSILGMIETLAGPVIAAILYLMPMYAIHKVPALAPYRGAVSNAFVTVAGIVVISAIFYALV; encoded by the coding sequence ATGCCAGGCACGTCCCGAGCCCGCCCGCTGGATGAGGCGCCAGGTCCCGCCTGGAGCCACCACGACACCGTCTGGATGCTGAGCCTGTTCGGAACCGCCGTCGGCGCCGGCATCCTGTTCCTGCCGATCAATGCCGGGCTCGGCGGGTTCTGGCCGCTGGTCGCCATGGCGCTGCTGATCGGGCCCATGACCTATTATTCGCATCGCGGGCTGTCGCGTTTCGTCTGTTCCGGCAGCAGGCCGGAAACTGACATCACCGAGGTCGTCACCGAACATTTCGGCCCCGCCGGCGGGCAGATCATCACCATTCTCTATTTCCTGGCGATCTATCCGATCGTGCTGATCTATGGGGTCGGCATCACCAATACGGCCGGCAGCTTTCTGGTCAATCAGCTTGGCATGGCCCCGCTGCCGCGATGGCTCCTGTCGGGGGTGCTGATCGCGGGGATGATGCTGGTCATGATCGCCGGCGAAAAGGCGATGCTGGTGGTGACGCAATGGCTGGTCTATCCGCTGGTGGCGATCCTGATCTTCCTGTCGCTTTACCTGATCCCCGAATGGAACCTCGCGGCGGTGCGCGAGACCACGCCGGTTTCCGAGGCCCTGCCGGTGATCTGGCTGACGCTGCCGGTGCTGATCTTTTCCTTCAATCATTCGCCGGCGATCTCGCAGTTCTCGGTGGCGCTGCAGCGCGAATATGGTGCCGCCGCGCCGCAGAAGGCCGGGCAGATCCTGCGCTACACCGCTGTGATGCTGGTCGGATTCGTGATGCTGTTCGTGTTTTCCTGCGTGCTCGCGCTCTCGCCCGAGCAACTGGCCGAGGCCAAGCAGCAGAACCTGCCGATCCTGTCCTATCTGGCCAATGTCCACGCCAGCCCCTTCATCAGCTATTTCGGGCCGCTGATCGCCTTCACGGCCATCGTCTCGTCCTTTTTCGGGCATTATCTGGGCACCGCCGAGGGGCTCAAGGGCATCCTGCGCGGCTTTCTGGTCAGTGACCGCTTTGCCGCCACGCGACGGATGGATTACCTGATCGCGGGCTTCGTGTTCTTCACCACCTGGGGCGTCGCGATCCTGAATCCGTCGATCCTCGGCATGATCGAGACGCTGGCCGGCCCGGTGATCGCGGCGATCCTTTATCTGATGCCCATGTATGCGATCCACAAGGTACCGGCGCTCGCCCCCTATCGCGGTGCGGTGTCGAATGCCTTTGTGACGGTGGCGGGGATTGTCGTCATCAGCGCGATCTTCTACGCGCTGGTCTAG
- a CDS encoding phosphoserine transaminase, translating into MRATLIERPQKRPGNPRFSSGPCAKRPGFRLDGLRGAPLGRSHRSDIGREKLRTALDQSREILGIPDSHRIAILPGSDTGAFEAAMWNLLGPRPLEVLVWDEFGARWAEDAAQQLGLEPEIRRVPYGDIVDLAAVNWDRDVCFTWNGTASGVRIPESAEIPAGRGGLVLCDATSAAFAMDLPWERLDAVTFSWQKVLGGEAAHGMLVLSPRAVARLESHRPRWPVPRLFRLTRDGHLIDGIFRDETINTPSMLCVEDYLQALCWAREIGGLPALVARAEGNARTVWEFCESRDWIENLARDSATRSTTSVCLRLVDARIRDSRAFVQNLTARLESEGVAFDIGAYRHAPPGLRIWCGATVEKADVEALLPWIEWAYESEIAALR; encoded by the coding sequence ATGCGAGCCACCCTGATCGAGCGCCCGCAAAAGCGCCCCGGAAATCCCCGGTTTTCCTCGGGTCCCTGCGCCAAGCGGCCGGGGTTTCGGCTCGACGGTCTTCGGGGCGCGCCGCTCGGGCGCAGCCATCGCTCCGACATCGGGCGCGAGAAGTTGCGCACCGCACTTGATCAGAGCCGTGAAATTCTTGGCATTCCCGACAGCCACCGCATCGCCATCCTGCCCGGATCCGACACCGGCGCGTTCGAGGCGGCCATGTGGAACCTGCTCGGTCCGCGTCCGCTCGAGGTGCTGGTCTGGGACGAATTCGGCGCGCGCTGGGCCGAGGATGCGGCGCAGCAGCTTGGCCTTGAACCCGAAATCCGGCGCGTTCCCTATGGTGACATCGTCGATCTCGCCGCCGTGAACTGGGATCGCGACGTCTGCTTCACCTGGAACGGGACTGCCTCGGGGGTGCGGATACCGGAAAGTGCGGAAATCCCGGCCGGGCGCGGGGGGCTTGTGCTTTGCGATGCGACGAGCGCGGCCTTCGCCATGGACCTGCCGTGGGAGCGGCTCGATGCGGTGACGTTCTCCTGGCAGAAGGTGCTGGGTGGCGAAGCGGCGCACGGGATGCTGGTTCTTTCGCCCCGCGCGGTTGCGCGGCTGGAAAGCCACCGCCCGCGCTGGCCGGTGCCGCGGCTGTTCCGCCTTACCCGCGACGGGCACCTGATCGACGGCATCTTTCGCGACGAGACCATCAACACGCCCTCCATGCTTTGTGTCGAGGATTACCTGCAGGCGCTGTGCTGGGCGCGCGAGATCGGCGGCCTGCCGGCGCTGGTCGCCCGGGCGGAGGGGAACGCCCGCACGGTCTGGGAATTCTGCGAAAGCCGCGACTGGATCGAGAACCTTGCCCGCGATTCCGCGACGCGTTCGACCACCAGCGTCTGCCTGCGCCTTGTCGATGCCCGGATCCGCGATTCGCGCGCTTTCGTGCAGAATCTGACCGCCCGGCTCGAATCCGAAGGAGTGGCCTTTGATATCGGCGCCTATCGCCATGCCCCGCCGGGGTTGCGCATCTGGTGCGGGGCGACGGTGGAAAAAGCCGATGTCGAGGCGCTTCTGCCCTGGATCGAATGGGCCTATGAAAGCGAAATCGCCGCGCTCAGGTGA
- the ubiB gene encoding 2-polyprenylphenol 6-hydroxylase, giving the protein MRGPHNIWRLIRTGATLERSGAMNVVLDAFDAPKPLRFVAHALGKPFRWLGYRGDPAMPPATRAITALGPAYIKFGQVLSTRPDVVGDSLATQLRVLQDQLPPFPLEIARAEVEKELGQPLATMFSEFSEPIAAASIAQVHHARLAATGQEVAVKVLRPGIERAFRKDIDAFYLAAQMIERLAPGARRLRPMDVIAHFDGVVQGELDLRLESAAASEFAANTADDPGFAVPEIVWSLSSRRVMTLGWAEGVPLGDNAAIDAAGHDRVALSERVLRLFLQHALRDGYFHADMHQGNLKVAPNGDIIAYDFGIMGHIDEYTRRVYAEILYGFIRRDYHRVAEVHFAAGYVPPDRDVDEFARALRAVGEPIFGRDASRISMGRLLAYLFEVTERFGMQTRTELILLQRTMVVVEGVARSLNPNMNIWHVARPVVEDYIKKSIGPRALMNDLARTARVMARFGPRLPGMVEAALMREAGPPPPPVRRRRRWPLLVLATMLALLIGAAAGFGIAQVT; this is encoded by the coding sequence ATGCGCGGGCCTCACAACATCTGGCGCCTGATCCGCACCGGCGCGACGCTTGAGCGCAGCGGTGCGATGAACGTGGTGCTCGACGCTTTCGATGCGCCGAAACCGCTGCGCTTCGTCGCCCATGCGCTGGGCAAGCCCTTCAGGTGGCTTGGCTACAGGGGCGACCCCGCCATGCCGCCGGCGACCCGCGCGATCACGGCGCTGGGCCCGGCCTATATCAAGTTCGGGCAGGTTCTTTCCACCCGGCCCGATGTGGTCGGCGACAGCCTGGCCACGCAGCTGCGGGTGCTGCAGGACCAGTTGCCGCCCTTCCCGCTTGAGATTGCCCGGGCCGAGGTCGAGAAAGAGCTTGGCCAGCCGCTCGCGACGATGTTTTCCGAGTTCAGCGAACCGATCGCGGCCGCCTCGATCGCCCAGGTTCACCATGCGCGCCTTGCCGCCACCGGGCAGGAGGTCGCGGTCAAGGTGCTGCGCCCGGGGATCGAAAGGGCGTTCCGCAAGGATATTGATGCGTTTTACCTTGCGGCGCAGATGATCGAACGGCTTGCGCCCGGCGCGCGGCGGCTGCGGCCGATGGACGTGATCGCCCATTTTGACGGGGTGGTGCAGGGCGAACTCGACCTGCGGCTGGAAAGCGCGGCTGCCTCGGAATTTGCCGCGAATACGGCGGATGACCCGGGGTTCGCCGTGCCCGAGATCGTCTGGAGCCTGTCGTCGCGCCGGGTGATGACGCTCGGCTGGGCCGAGGGCGTGCCGCTTGGCGACAATGCCGCGATCGACGCCGCCGGCCATGACCGCGTGGCCCTGTCGGAACGCGTGCTGCGGCTGTTTTTGCAACATGCGCTGCGCGACGGCTATTTTCACGCGGACATGCATCAGGGCAATCTCAAGGTCGCGCCGAACGGGGACATCATCGCCTATGACTTCGGCATCATGGGGCATATCGACGAATATACCCGCCGGGTCTATGCCGAGATCCTGTATGGTTTCATCCGCCGCGACTATCACCGGGTCGCCGAAGTGCATTTCGCCGCCGGTTACGTGCCGCCGGACCGCGACGTGGATGAATTCGCCCGGGCGCTCCGCGCGGTGGGAGAGCCGATCTTCGGGCGCGATGCCTCGCGCATCTCGATGGGGCGGCTGCTGGCCTATCTGTTCGAGGTAACGGAACGGTTCGGCATGCAGACCCGAACCGAACTTATCCTGCTGCAGCGCACCATGGTGGTGGTCGAGGGCGTGGCGCGCTCGCTCAATCCGAACATGAACATCTGGCATGTGGCGCGCCCCGTCGTCGAGGATTACATCAAGAAATCCATCGGCCCGCGTGCGCTGATGAACGATCTTGCCCGCACCGCCCGCGTCATGGCGCGATTCGGTCCGCGCCTGCCGGGGATGGTCGAGGCGGCGCTGATGCGCGAGGCCGGCCCGCCTCCCCCGCCGGTGCGGCGACGGCGGCGCTGGCCGCTGCTGGTTCTGGCGACAATGCTTGCGCTGCTGATCGGGGCGGCCGCGGGGTTCGGGATCGCCCAGGTCACCTGA
- the ubiE gene encoding bifunctional demethylmenaquinone methyltransferase/2-methoxy-6-polyprenyl-1,4-benzoquinol methylase UbiE translates to MPEHDDKATHFGYQTVPESEKAGRVRGVFTSVASRYDVMNDVMSGGIHRLWKDAMMDWLAPRPGQRLLDVAGGTGDIAFRFLKRAGSGHVTVVDLTESMLVEGRKRAEAAQMADSLDWLTGDAMALPFADNSFDVYTISFGIRNVTRPEDALAEAFRVLRPGGRLMVLEFSQIPNRALQRLYDLYSFNVIPRMGQVIAQDRDSYQYLVESIRRFPDQETFLAMIRSAGFENASYRNLSLGIAALHSGWKI, encoded by the coding sequence ATGCCCGAACACGACGACAAGGCCACGCATTTCGGCTATCAGACCGTTCCAGAAAGCGAAAAGGCCGGGCGCGTGCGCGGCGTCTTCACCTCGGTCGCGTCGCGCTATGACGTGATGAACGACGTCATGAGCGGCGGCATCCACCGCCTGTGGAAGGACGCGATGATGGACTGGCTCGCGCCGCGGCCGGGGCAGCGCCTGCTGGACGTGGCGGGCGGCACCGGCGACATCGCCTTCCGCTTCCTGAAACGCGCCGGATCGGGCCATGTGACGGTGGTCGACCTGACCGAATCGATGCTGGTCGAGGGACGCAAGCGCGCCGAGGCGGCGCAGATGGCCGACAGCCTCGACTGGCTGACGGGCGATGCCATGGCGCTGCCCTTTGCCGACAACAGTTTCGATGTCTACACGATCAGCTTCGGCATCCGCAACGTGACCCGCCCCGAGGATGCGCTGGCCGAGGCGTTCCGCGTGCTGCGCCCGGGCGGGCGGCTCATGGTGCTCGAATTCTCGCAGATCCCGAACCGGGCGCTGCAACGGCTTTACGATCTCTACAGCTTCAACGTGATTCCGCGCATGGGGCAGGTGATCGCCCAGGACCGCGACAGCTACCAGTATCTGGTCGAATCGATCCGCCGCTTCCCGGATCAGGAGACGTTCCTGGCCATGATCCGAAGCGCCGGATTCGAAAACGCATCCTATCGCAATCTCAGTCTCGGCATAGCGGCGCTGCATTCCGGCTGGAAGATCTGA
- the mutM gene encoding bifunctional DNA-formamidopyrimidine glycosylase/DNA-(apurinic or apyrimidinic site) lyase, producing MPELPEVETVRRGLAPAMVGQVIESAEIRRPDLRWPFPPRMAERLAGQRVDNLRRRSKYLLADLSGGETLLVHLGMSGRMTVAGLAPGTFHHGQGGAPKHDHVVFHMESGARITFNDPRRFGMMDLVAREELEAHRLLAGLGPEPLGNGFHADYLAAALRGRRSSIKAMLLDQRIVAGLGNIYVCEALFRAGISPVRQAGRISALRIGALVPAIREVLEQAIAAGGSSLRDFRQADGALGYFQHSFDVYGREGQPCPHPDCGAAIRRQVQGGRSTFYCPACQR from the coding sequence ATGCCCGAACTGCCCGAGGTCGAAACCGTTCGCCGCGGCCTTGCGCCTGCCATGGTCGGACAGGTGATCGAAAGCGCCGAGATCCGCCGCCCCGACCTGCGCTGGCCGTTCCCGCCCCGCATGGCCGAACGCCTTGCCGGGCAGCGGGTGGACAACCTGCGGCGGCGGTCGAAATACCTGCTTGCGGATCTTTCGGGCGGGGAAACGCTGCTTGTCCATCTGGGAATGAGCGGGCGGATGACGGTTGCGGGGCTTGCGCCCGGCACCTTCCACCACGGGCAGGGCGGCGCGCCGAAACACGATCATGTCGTGTTCCATATGGAAAGCGGTGCGCGCATCACCTTCAACGACCCGCGCCGTTTCGGCATGATGGATCTGGTCGCGCGTGAAGAACTTGAGGCGCATCGCCTGCTCGCCGGGCTCGGGCCGGAGCCGCTCGGCAACGGGTTTCACGCGGATTACCTTGCCGCCGCGCTGCGGGGGCGGCGCAGCTCCATCAAGGCGATGCTGCTCGATCAGCGCATCGTTGCGGGGCTTGGCAACATATATGTCTGCGAGGCGCTGTTCCGGGCCGGCATCTCGCCCGTGCGGCAGGCGGGGCGGATTTCAGCGCTGCGCATCGGGGCGCTTGTCCCGGCGATCCGCGAGGTGCTGGAACAGGCGATCGCGGCCGGCGGGTCGAGCCTGCGCGACTTTCGCCAGGCCGACGGGGCGCTTGGTTACTTCCAGCACAGTTTCGACGTCTACGGCCGCGAGGGACAGCCCTGCCCGCACCCGGATTGCGGCGCTGCCATCCGGCGGCAGGTGCAGGGCGGGCGATCAACCTTCTACTGCCCGGCCTGCCAGCGTTGA